In Pecten maximus chromosome 10, xPecMax1.1, whole genome shotgun sequence, one genomic interval encodes:
- the LOC117335498 gene encoding prenylcysteine oxidase-like, producing the protein MAAPTTFTIACIIICLVIGPNVEAEEESRPPHIAIVGGGIGGTSTAYFMREQFGSEAVIDVYEKNTIGGRLATVNINSRDYESGGSIIHPENLYMVNFTKILGLEKRERPSGQVMGIFDGEEMRMTTSPYTVVTLAKMFWRYGLDIYNLQKWVSSDLMVKFKRIYEVQDAGYAYTNVPELLASMDPSFANYLKKSIMMVMREEGLHEALIHELVMGAMRTNYGQGLEIPGFVGAISMAGVEPGLWSVKGGNKVIPENIVKYSKINVIPAVVKMVEFLEDEPFLYEVYYKQDENGEVKTKRYDMVVIATPLHDGISNIKFEGFQQDIHNFPQQYHKTVATFVHGKVNSSYFGMEKATEMPNEVFTCNMNLLMNSFGQHLPVDYSSASDKIPPINEDIVGKIFSNRELTQEEIKLYFRSIEEVHTVSWMAYPEYNFKKTDDLPPFLLNERLYYVKAIELAASAMEMEALAGRNIALLAYNHWHDKLDKIDEKYVDPSQVSSSGTGDL; encoded by the exons ATGGCGGCCCCCACAACTTTCACGATAGCCTGCATCATAATATGTTTGGTTATTGGACCAAACGTTGAAGCAGAAGAAGAATCGAGACCTCCGCATATTG CAATTGTTGGTGGTGGTATAGGAGGAACCTCTACAGCTTACTTCATGAGAGAGCAGTTTGGCAGTGAAGCTGTCATAGACGTTTACGAAAAAAACACCATCGGTGGTCGCCTGGcaactgtcaacatcaacagCAGAGACTATGAATCTGGAGGCTCCATCATTCACCCAGAAAATCTGTACATGgtcaattttacaaaaattcTAG GTTTGGAGAAACGAGAGAGACCTTCCGGGCAAGTCATGGGCATATTTGATGGTGAGGAAATGAGAATGACAACAAGTCCGTATACTGTGGTCACCTTGGCCAAAATGTTCTGGCGGTATGGTCTGGACATCTACAACCTTCAAAAGTGGGTTAGCAGTGACCTCATGGTCAAGTTTAAAAG AATCTACGAAGTACAGGATGCCGGCTATGCATATACAAATGTTCCAGAACTATTGGCCTCTATGGACCCATCCTTCGCTAATTAcctaaaaaaatcaataatgatGGTAATGAGAGAAGAAGGATTACATGAAGCCCTGATCCATGAGCTTGTGATGGGGGCCATGAGGACAAATTATGGACAGGGCTTGGAGATTCCTGGTTTTGTTG GAGCTATATCAATGGCTGGTGTGGAGCCCGGACTGTGGTCtgtcaagggaggtaataaggTGATCCCAGAAAATATTGTCAAATATtccaaaattaatgtaattccTGCTGTGGTTAAAATGGTAGAATTTCTGGAAGATGAACCTTTTCTATATGAAGTTTACTATAAGCAAGATGAAAATGGTGAAGTGAAGACCAAACGATATGACATGGTTGTCATAGCAACGCCTCTTCATGATGGAATTTCAAACATTAAATTTGAGGGATTTCAACAAGATATTCACAACTTTCCCCAGCAATATCACAAAACAGTGGCAACATTTGTACATGGAAAAGTAAACAGTTCTTATTTTGGCATGGAAAAAGCCACCGAAATGCCAAATGAAGTGTTCACATGTAATATGAACTTGTTAATGAATTCATTTGGTCAACATCTTCCAGTAGATTACAGTAGTGCCTCGGACAAAATTCCACCCATTAATGAGGATATTGTTGGTAAAATTTTCTCAAACAGGGAACTCACACAGGAAGAGATAAAACTCTACTTCAGATCCATAGAAGAGGTTCATACTGTTTCATGGATGGCCTATCCAGAATATAATTTTAAGAAAACTGATGATCTACCTCCATTTCTTTTGAATGAGAGATTGTATTATGTAAAGGCAATAGAACTAGCAGCTTCAGCTATGGAAATGGAAGCTCTTGCTGGACGGAACATTGCCCTATTAGCATATAACCACTGGCATGACAAACTCGATAAAATTGATGAGAAGTACGTAGACCCAAGTCAAGTATCTAGTTCAGGGACTGGTGACCTTTAA